One part of the Neisseria zalophi genome encodes these proteins:
- a CDS encoding cytochrome C biogenesis protein, whose translation MLKKTNQFIQNNWLSILIWCLLLSIFFAYYSTNLIFKLLGAPIISLCLVLLFHLELERKQIRFLSIIQVFIGILFGLALQIKRENFMVIEGVVFGGIIGLLTPLWVKLFLLLKEKIKDYI comes from the coding sequence ATGCTTAAAAAAACCAATCAATTTATTCAAAACAACTGGTTAAGTATTTTAATATGGTGTTTACTATTGTCTATATTTTTCGCATATTATTCAACTAATTTAATATTTAAATTACTTGGGGCACCAATAATTTCACTTTGTTTAGTTTTATTATTTCATTTAGAATTAGAAAGGAAACAAATTAGATTTTTATCTATAATACAGGTTTTTATTGGAATACTATTTGGGTTGGCGCTTCAAATCAAAAGAGAAAACTTTATGGTTATAGAAGGGGTGGTATTTGGAGGGATTATAGGGCTTTTAACTCCATTATGGGTAAAACTATTTCTACTTTTAAAAGAAAAAATAAAAGATTATATATAA
- a CDS encoding cytochrome C biogenesis protein, with protein sequence MKKLFWFIKKHGFNILLWWVGLSIIMSFYASNNIRFNLIVIPIISFFIVLLYHLELERKNISMISVIQIILGMFLGLASQIERSNTFIIKGLLIGALLGLATPVWVRLFLVIRKKIGNYI encoded by the coding sequence ATGAAAAAATTATTTTGGTTTATTAAAAAGCATGGTTTTAATATCTTATTATGGTGGGTCGGGCTTTCTATAATTATGTCTTTCTATGCTAGTAATAATATTAGGTTTAATTTAATTGTCATTCCTATTATTTCTTTTTTTATAGTGTTACTTTATCATTTGGAACTAGAAAGAAAAAATATCAGTATGATATCGGTTATCCAGATAATTTTGGGTATGTTTTTAGGATTGGCTTCACAAATAGAAAGAAGTAATACATTCATCATAAAAGGCTTGTTAATTGGTGCATTATTAGGACTTGCTACACCTGTCTGGGTTAGGCTGTTTCTTGTTATTAGAAAGAAAATTGGTAATTATATATAA